The genomic segment AGATTGTTGTTTTACTATGAAGATATGGAAGAGCTGTTAGTATTGCTCGCTCGATGAAACAGAAAGTTTCAGCATGCTGAAACTTCTTGGGGTTAGTAAATTGCAGTTCTTTGTAATGTAAGAGCGCAAGGAGACATCAAGATACTACTGCAGACTTACTTGTTTTAGTTACTATTTAGCTTCAGTGTCTGTCCAGGTTGTGTTTAGAGTTACTAAATAGTATAGATACTAGAAAAGCCTCTTGTATCTGTAACTTAGTTTATATCAGAGAGGTTGAGTAGGAGTACTGAGTTAGCTGACTCGGGGGCGGAGCTAGCTTTTCATGTAGGGGTCCAACTATGCTTTAATTAAATAGCTACATTTTCTAGaatccaaaactcataaactcaaaatcctAGCTCCGCCTTGAAACTGTTTGTGTTGATGCAACTATGCTTTGTAGTTATTTACTTGTTGATCAATAAAAAttttagttaccaaaaaaaaaaaaaaaaaaaagaggaaaccAAAAACACACACACTTAAGAATTACAAGTACACAGAGACAACGTAGGTATATTATTTACTCTCATAAATATCGGTCAGAATAGCAATATCTTTAAGGGATCCTTACACAAATAGTCAGCCAAATTCAGTGCTGTACATTCTTAAGTCGGTATACATAGATTATACACTGATTATACACATATTGTACACTCCAAGAAGTTTAATTTAAACGGCTGAGTGGTCGGCTATTTAAGTTAATTCTTCTATTTTCAATAAAAACTGCAATAAGTTTAATAAACAACAATTTTCAGCAGCCACAATACAATTGGAATAAAACCACCAACAATTTACTGAACTAAAATTCCAGCTAAAGACACTTACTTTGGGTGTTGGATAACCAAGTTTTCCATTGAAGTCCATCTGAGACTCAATGTCAGCAAGATTCCGGCCACCGGACCGCGACACAGCCGGTGAATTCGGTCTGAGAAACCTCTCAAAAATAGCCATGACAAGGAACATAGAGATGAGAATTGCAGTAGCAACAAAACCAAAAGAAACAGCATTAACAGAATTGTCAAAATGAGTCCAATGATCATCTTTTGTTATGTACATTGGTGATCCACTTGGTGATGGTGCCCAACCCCACCCCGCTTCTTCccccatttttttatttttaccaaaatcaagaactaaaaaaggtcaaaaaccaaccaaaaTCATGTCTTTTTTCACTCTAATTTTCTTTAAGAAACTTTACAATACTCAAGAAATTGATCAAGcactaaaaatatcaaaaaccaACTAAGATCATGTCTTTTGTTACTCTTCttttttcaagaattcaagaaattgggAAACCAgtaatggtattgtaatgatcaAAAAAAGAACTAAAAGGGTACCAAAATTATGTCTTTTtctactctttttctttttttcaagaaatcaagaacttggGAAGACAGTTATGGTATTATAATTACCAAATCAAGAACTAAAAATGTTACAAACCAACCAAGATCATGTCTTTCTACTCTTCTGTTTTCAAGAAACttacaaaattcaagaacttgggATCATAGTATATAATTACCAAATCAAGAACTAAAAATGTCAAAAACCAACCAAGATCATGTCTTTTTTCAGGaaacttacaaattcaagaacttgggATTATGGTATTATAATTACCAAATCAGGAACTAAAAATGTCAAAAACCAACCAAGATCATGTCTTTTTTCAAGaaacttacaaattcaagaatgGTAGTTTTATGAGCTTTGCAGATTTTGACAACACTATAATTACCAAATCAAGCACTAAAAGAGtacaaaaccaaaaagaaacatgtctttttcactctttttttttcttcaagaaacTAACAGATACATGAAACTTGGAAGAGAGTTGATGGTAGTAAAATGAGCTTTTCAAGATTTTGACACCATTATAATGACCAATGAACTAAAAGTGTCAAAAACCAATAAAAATCATGTCTTTCTCactcctttttttaaaagaaacttacaaattcaagattttgacaCCATTAAATTACCAAACCAAGAACTAAAAGAGtaaaaaaccaacaaaaatcatgTCTTTTTTACTGTTCTTTTTTCAAGAAGCTGAAGATATTGAGCTCTTCAAGAATTTGACACCATTTTAAAAGAGGAACATAGTACTAAAAACACAAGTCAAGAcatgaaattgaaagagagaaaaacatgATGGGCTGTTGTTTGTTTCACTTTATAGACAGGGTGACatgaatgttttttttaaaaagaaaagaggactTTGGGATTTGGAAGCAGAGAAATTTGAGCTGAATTTAGCACTGCAGCACCAAGTCTAAAGATTGTCCTTTTAAGTTTAGCTCTTTTAATATACTTCCTAAATTTGAGCTGAACTGGAAATATCACTTGTTGAAATCActactacaaaaaaaaataaatttaccccaattttttttttcacttatgTTCGACATTGAAGTGAATCCAAATTAAAGATTGTCCTTTCCTTAGCTCTTTTAATATACTTCCTAAATTTGAGCTGAACTGGAAATATCACTTGTTGAAATCAGAAAATAAAAGTTTTTCCCATCGATGCGAGTGAAAAATTTATTGATTAAATTAAAACGAGAATTTGATTCTCATTAAAACGTTGAGAAACTTTATAAACTTTTCCTTGTGAAAAAAACTACTATATAAATTTTTTCCATCAATATTCAATGGAAAAAGCCATTAAACATCTATTAGAGGAAAATTTAGTgagaaaatagagattttttagtagtaaaTGGacatccttttttttatttttatttttattttttatcggTATTTGGTATTCATGCGTAAAACCTATTTAAGGGAAACGCTATGTATCAAAATCGTTTTCATATTCAAAACTCGAACTTAAGACAGGTTGAGGAGTCCTATTCATTTTACTACTAAAGTTTGACATCTCTAACTGCTTTACATATAATAAAAGAATAATTagctttaaaaaattatttttaaatagaaCCTATAAAAAGAGCATTACTTTTAGGGTACAACTTGTTTATAATGCCTCTTAAATTGCTGGTTTATAATGCctcttaaattttgttttaatagCAAGTTAATATCTAATGAGGGATTATTAATAAAGTGACAAAATCAAAAGGGATTATTAAATATCTTTGTCTAGTGGATAATTTTTGTGACAGGAAACGAATGTCAGCTTGATAAAAACATGTGTTGCTTGTGAATTGATAGGTTATTTGCTAATAACTACATTCAAGGGATTTTCTGTTTGTTTATCACTTTATAATTAATGCAGCGAAGGGAAATCATGATTCATGTGTGCAAAATAGTGGGTAAAATTTATTATAAGGACACAATGAATACAACACATATCCACATTTAATTTTTCATGTTTAAATCAtagttaattaatatatatttttattttcatttataacTTAACCATAGCAAATTAACTAAGGTAGGTCAATAATAATATATGGGTTCACTTGAACCCAATAGCTTTTGTTTAAGTCTTATATGTGTACTaaaaaattcactaaatatCTTATCTGAATGCGAACTAatcattcttgtatattttatatttacttGAACTTATTATAGCAACACATAAACTTCAATTATGAATAAGTCTCTGTAAATTAGTATTTTTAAATGTAAACACCAAGTGCGTTCAAGATTTTATCCAAATAATGCAAGGAAGTACATACAGATTTCAAGTTATTGGAACAGTAGCCGATAAAATAGGCCTAATATCTACTAGACTAATCTCCCTTTCTATGTGTAATAACTTAGTTTAAGTATGGTGACCAGAATGCTGGGGCGAATTTAGGTAGGAAATTTGGGACGTTAATTAATTCTTCaggtattttatatatattttataaattggtGGTGGGCAAATCACAAGacttgaaaaaatataaatttcaaTTTGTTGGATAACCCGTATTCTAAAAATCTTAAATTCGCCTTTGCTAAAATATACTCTCTAGCAGTGTAAGCGACCCTATGACACCTGCTACTACTAGGTATGTAATGCCTTAGCATATATTATATTATcgttattaattaaaaaaaatgtcctATTCAGACCCATTGGAATTACATTTATCTTTGCAAATGATAGGAAGTTAGGAACACTAGTAATGGCATGGGGTCAAGGGGCCCTTACAGCAGGGCCCATTTGTTTGCCTTTTCAAATCAAAGTTCATCACACAGGGCCCAGTCCAATAACTCTTGTGCTTTTGTCTAACTTCGAATAGCCTCCTCTCCTTATTTATTCCATGGAAAGTTTCACTATTTTGCAAATTAATTTGCGAGGACTTGAACTTCTAAAAAATAAAGCTATCTAGGATTCTTTGCTTTAAagaatttgttttctttttattttcttcaaacataattcaagaaatttgttAGTTTGTTGATTTTGGAATAATGGCTTCAAAACGATAAAGAGGTTTTGACAAAGGCGCATTTACATTGTTGGCAACCGATTGAAAGTTCAACCACTGTTTTTCATTcgaaatatataataaataaatcaattatcctcaaaattatttatttatacaaaatttGTATCTATTATCATAAAAAGCTATACTCATGACTCAAAGTTGTGACTTCAAAATGTTTGAGTAGAAACGAAGAtaataactatttttcaattacaaAAATCGAAAAGTAGGTTATTTGGGAAATAACCCCTAGCAATCATGAGTGAgctgttttcttcttcttttaattatttttatacattattttagAGACGACATGTTAGTGGTCCCTTATTGTGCAAACAAAAAGCTCAACTTTGGTCCACTTTCGTCCAATTTTCAATAAATTCTTGCTTAGAAATCAATTGTGGAACAAAAATAGACAGTAGCAAATTGtgaatttagaaagaaaaatatcATCCACATTCCACAGCACCTCTAATGAATGTAGCCCATAATACATCATCACAAAAAAGACCCATGTCCCTTTCTGTGGTCCTACAAGCCACTTTATCACACGTGTCAACAAATGTACTCCAGCTCATCATTATCCACGTGGCATGAGTTGTTCTTGTCTGGCTTACCATATTAGTTCTAGTTCAAATTAATAAATGTTACATGCTTCGAAATAGTATGCATATAAGAATTATTTTTTAGACTTAATACATATGCATAGTATACATATGCATCTCCCTGAActtgttaccttttttttttgtcgttgTAACTTTAGCTAAGTGTTATTTATAATCTAAGctacacaaaatatataaatgtgttTAAACGAGAACACGTCATAGTATTCTATCTTTAATATGGTaacatattaatatatattctaatttaattagcAGCAATTGAGAGGGAAAAAAGAATAAGCTCTTAATTAAAGTGGCAGTGAAAAAGAGAAACGAAAGGCAAGCGTCCAACGAAACGCTACGGAATAGCTTACGCACGTCGAAATTATTACATCACCTTCATTATCacaatttaatttttacttttaataaaAAATCGGATTTAGAGGGTTTGATAGATACGCCCGAGGATGAGTTCGGGGGTTGATATGAGCAATGACTTAATTGAggtgtcaaaatgaaaaaaaaaaaaaaaagacaagtttagggggctgcatatgcattgaGCCTATTTTTTTATCTCTCATTAATAACATCAAGATAACATAtgtaaaaatttatattatcattttatacttaataaattataaaatgaaatgaagataGTAGTAAAATATGAAGTAGAATAACTAAATTATAAAATTAACTTTGTATATAGTAAGCAAACCTATTATTTTACTCATAAAGTAAACACATATGTTTACATTATACACTATATGCTACTCCCTGTATTTCATTTTGTgattactttcatttttatagtttatccaaaaaaatgaaatatatttagatctagaaataatttaattttaaactttttattttattctcaGTCCATGCATTAGTGATTTGTATTAAGTTGATGCATTATTATCTTTGCATAACTTGTGTATTCTAAACCAGACACCCctaaaaatattataaacaaTCCAGCCACTTAAAGAAACAGATACAAATAATACTTTACAATTATATCAATCCGCAACTTCGGAAAACTAGTGAGGAATATATATAGTAAGTAATAGTTTAAGTTATACTGATCATGTAATTGTCTTATTGCTGCTTGTCTATAATTAAAAATTCATACTATACTCTCTCTCCCATTTTAATTCATGTGATATAGCTTTAGTCTAAGAAAGTAAAGTTTTTTTCAAACTTATGGTCTCAAATGTGATATAACATAACATTATGTgattattaaatttttaaaacttgtagCTTAATACGTATCATAATATTCTATCGATAATTGTTTTGtaaaagtgtaaagttaatttCTAAATTCAAAAGTGTATTATTTGGATTAAAAAGAAAGTTATATCATGTAACTTATTATGTATGTGTTGTTATTACTTCTATTTActaaaaacataattagaatTTGTTACGGACTTCGTCATAATTCATCGCCAAATTGCTTGTAGTTCTAACAGACTTTTATGATAAACTGTTGTTAAGATCTAAGTTATGCGACTTGACTCTTCACTCTCAATAGCGCGCGTGTCGgattctttcaaaaatatattcttttggAGAATAGTATGCTTCGTTAAcgtttttgaaaatgaaaatgacgTAGGTTAAGATCAGCGACAAATGTTGTTGTTTCGCAATAAAATTTGTCCGTCGTTAATttctgtatttttttatttttttttaatgattagtATGATATATCCTCATATCTTATCCTACTCACCGACATGTCATCTAGTTGTCGGACTTTCCCATGTTTCAACCAACAAAATGGGACACACAAATCTCTCAGTAGATGTACCACCATGTCAAGGGCTACGATTACATGCAGCACTTTTCGTACAATTCTAACCGTCAGATCATTTTGGTCTACGGTCAAATCAACgaccaaaacaaaacaaacgcGCATGCATTTGAAAAGTAAATAGCGCACGTGAGATCGCGTGTGGCAGTGTACAAAACTTTAGGCAGTGGTCTTTAAGGTTTCTGTCAGATTAACACGTGGACCAATGGGCTTTTTCAGGTATAGAGTTACAGTATTTGGAGGGAGAAGTGTATGGATATCCGATGGACGTGACTATTCCgacaaaaaattatattgtatatataaagttataattattttttttatgtatatatatagtaaatgttGAATTGTTGATTTCTTCGTGTAatacttactttttttttttattttgacccCTGCGAGTAAAATATTAGACTGTAACTAATTTTGCGACTTTGAACGTACGATATCTGAAGTAAGTCTTGAGATCGAGTGTGGCAGTGTAAAAAACTTTAGGAGCGTGCGTGCGTGTGCAATTCAGTGGTCTAAGGTTTATGTCATATTAAGTGGGTTGTGTTACGTGGACCAGTGGGCTTTTCCAGGTAGAGTATGGTCTAAGGTTTAAGTTGTGCtcctaattaaaaaaaaaaaaaaaaattgtacgtGCACCATTTCAGGACAACTTGATATTGTATCAAAAGTTTCATATAACTTAAGGTCAAAGTACATATGATTTGAAGTTCAATTATTTTTGTCTCACTTTGATCATTTTTATTTGagctttttcatatatatatatatatatatatatatatatatatatatatgaattctGATATAAATAGCTGAATTCGGGAAAAAATGATTGAAGTCCAATCGTTTTACCTAAACTTCACACAAAAATGATTTCAATTCCAGTCACAGGCTTAGTgatctttcaaaaaaaatatttgagataaaaaagtattttaattGTCCTTTTCGTATCCACTTAGTGAAATTTATTTTGCTTCTTTCAGTTATTAGCAAGTAGCAACCGTTGAAGAATTATTTAAGCAatgaaatttattaaaatatttacttgCAAAATTGAACTAATGATGAATTTTCAGCAATAAAGTTTTTAGTGCACCGATAGCAAATAATTTATTTACTTTACTTTCTCAATCATTAGAATTCTCGTGAAGATTACTGTCGTAACAAAACAAATCATAAGTGTAAAATAGATTTCAGGATTATCTAATTCTAAATACGGGAAAATAGtatcaattattattatttttatgttataagTGTCAcctaaaacaaaacaaagtgtCACCTAAAACAAAACAAGGAAGTGATTGCTACTCATTAATGTGAATTATAAAATCCACTCCTCAATCAAGTGATCCAGCCATTGTGGACCTAATGGCTCGTGTGAGACTGAGCCCATTACTTGATGAGCTATAATTATAATTAGCTTGTTTTTTGTTCAATCAGTAATCGAAGGGTTCACGTGGTGGAGGCTAAGATAAAAGATCAAAAGTATTTTCTAATGATATGCTTGTTTTTGAGTCATTgtagctttttttctttttatttttattattcggGGAGGAGCATATATAGAGGAAGAGAATGCTACGTACAATAAAAGGCAGAAAGCTCATCAAGTGAGTCAGCCTCAATCCGGAATCATTGTAGCTTCACTTTGGGATACTGATAATATTTTGCATCTTCTTACCCATCTAGGTAGGATATTGGCTTAGTTATTGTTAATTGTTGGAAATTAATAAGTACTGCTGTTCTTGGGCTTGCGATTGATTATGAGAAGTGTAAGAAAATCTTAATTTCAATACATATGTTTTGCGGAATATCAGTGGTTAGTAGCATATtatcatacataaaaaaatcGAAGAAGAAATAACACAAGAAAGCAATGAGGTTAGGTCAAACATACGCCCTCATGACAAAATGGAGAGGGTTCTTTTAAACTCGCATGCATAAATTTGTACATTCCACAATTGGTTTAAAAACCTATTAATCCTTGTGTTTCCTTTTGTAAGCTTTGACTCGGTTTGCATTTAAGATGTTAATTTTGTTCATATAGGATTATGTTAGTGTTAGCTGAAGAAGATACTAAAGTAGTTTGTTAAaggaatatcatatcatagcttaaaACTGATAATCTAATCAAACTTGTCTTTGATTAGATTATGAAAAGGATAAGAAAATCTTAATCTTAATAATTCTGGAGGCTGGAGCCGGCTCCTCTCCAGTACCCAATCCCTCCATTTCTTCCGGTGGGGTCTTTAATTGTTTACACGTGTCCTCTATATATTTTAAGGGATAAGATTTACTTAGTTAACTAAGCTTTAACTTAGGAGTTAATTTTATTCTCTCTCTTCGCTCTTTCCCGTATTCGGTACTCGAGCGTTTCCACGTCGCACGGTCTGGCTTGAACTGCTTTGTCCGAAATCTCTAATCCCGGTAGTACAGAAAGCAGTGATTGTCTTCGTCCCCGTAATAAGTGTCAGCTGGCGAAAAAATTATCGTGACAAGTGTCATCTTAGGAAACTTGGCTTCGTAAATTAATTTAGTTTATTCCATTTCTGTCCTTAGACAAGCGTGATTAAGTAatatctaaatgatgattgaaaaaaCCCGCAttagtaacttggtattgttggattcccgATCAATTACTACTTGTGCATGTGTAGATGATGAAattttataagaaatttgaatTATATTAAATCCAAAGGGAATTATGAACAAATATTATGGGCTAATATAATTGGATTAATTGCTTAAGTCCAATTTTATGGATTTAATTGAAAGACTAATTCAAATTTACTAATGATCTTGTTGGCTTCATGATGGCCCCCCCCTTTTTGCAGGGATTACGTGTCCTTTTGGGGGCCCAAGGTATCAGACCCCATAAAATCATNNNNNNNNNNNNNNNNNNNNNNNNNNNNNNNNNNNNNNNNNNNNNNNNNNNNNNNNNNNNNNNNNNNNNNNNNNNNNNNNNNNNNNNNNNNNNNNNNNNNGGGAAATTGAGGTTTATCGTTGATTCTGGTGGCGAAGACAAGGGCGAAGCCCGCCGTGTTCCTCGTCCGTTGGAAGGGGCAACCACGGAAGAGGCCACATGGGAGCGTTATGAAGACTTGTGGCAATTTAAAGACAAGATTCGAGAGTTTATGTGCAGCAATGCGCCGCGGTCGTCGCAACATCAGGTGGGGGAGAGTGTGATGACCCACCACGTCATCATGCCACCTAAGTGCCATTTGGAGCTATTTTTGCCATGTGTTTGCTTACATGGAAAAAAAGTCTAGCATGTGTTGGATGATTCTAGAGCTACGGAGATTGATGTGGAGATGCTCTAGATATTTATGGACTTCTTAGAAGATTTCTTAGGAAGACCTTAGAACATTCTAGCCTAGTGGATAATTCTAGAGTAGGGACTTCTTTGTAAATAAGTAGGGACTTAtacattaattattatttgcatACTAGTCCCTaggtgagtagtataaatagaggggCATCCATTTGTAAAAAACCATCAAGCAAAATCAATTAagtcttctataataaaaagcttccttctagcaaatttctcttgTCTTTCTCAATTACTATTCCCTTAGCGATCTTGAGTGTAGTAAACTAGGCTgacttggcatagcaagatcgtgagcaagttgtGCAAGAACGTGAGCGAGTTGTCGAGTGCCGCATGCGCgcttagttgaagactaaggacgtgacaTTGGGCCTGAAAAGGAAGCAACAATTGGATTTCACAGGACTAACGAAATGAGTGAAAACAAGACGAAAAgaacatatataataatcataGTTAAAGGGCACTCATGAATGTCACCTAATGTCCTATTCCACACgaaaaaatgatataaaatatataataataacaacatatgTTAGTAAAAGAATAGTATTAAAAGCTATTATAGTGGACAAAatctagagaaaaaaaaaagtgaaaggtTGACATAATCAAATCATGGATTGCCTACAAATCAATTCGTTGTTTCCTCTTGTAAGGGAAAAAGAGAGATTCTCTCAGCATTCCAATATTTTTTGTTATCTTGAACAGACAAGACACAATAATATAGCTACGCACTAACTTAGCTATCGATATGAAGATGGTGGTTAGTATCTAAATCATATGGAATAAGATTGTAAACGATACACTATTTCAGTGATTTGATCTAGTGGTAATAAGAGCTCATCGCGTA from the Lycium ferocissimum isolate CSIRO_LF1 chromosome 11, AGI_CSIRO_Lferr_CH_V1, whole genome shotgun sequence genome contains:
- the LOC132037180 gene encoding uncharacterized protein LOC132037180; this encodes MGEEAGWGWAPSPSGSPMYITKDDHWTHFDNSVNAVSFGFVATAILISMFLVMAIFERFLRPNSPAVSRSGGRNLADIESQMDFNGKLGYPTPKVSTKAREVSVLMPGEDVPTFIANPAPVPCPPERDPWPPHQ